In Salvelinus namaycush isolate Seneca chromosome 20, SaNama_1.0, whole genome shotgun sequence, the following proteins share a genomic window:
- the LOC120065129 gene encoding adaptin ear-binding coat-associated protein 2-like isoform X1, with translation MALADDNGYESVICVKPEVHVYKIPPRATNRGYRAADWKLDEPAWTGRMKIISIGKLAYIKLEDKNSGELFAQAPVEQYPGCVVEAVTDSSRYFVVRIEDGSGRHAFIGLGFADRGDSFDFNVALQDHFKWVKQEGELAKEEASQSTAPKLDLGFKEGQTIKISIGNIKKKDPGAKSRPMGSGLLLPPPMAKGAVLVSPPGGQQSPPPTHSNTASLLDFGGRVPAAQPTADLWGDFTAAGASSSQDTAKGWVQF, from the exons ATGGCACTGGCAGACGACAACGGTTACGAGTCAGTGATCTGTGTAAAACCAGAGGTTCATGTGTACAAGATCCCACCCCGCGCCACTAACCGTGGATATCG AGCAGCTGACTGGAAGCTGGATGAGCCAGCATGGACCGGCAGGATGAAAATAATATCCATAGGAAAGCTTGCCTATATCAAGCTAGAGGACAAAAACTCAG GAGAGTTGTTTGCCCAAGCCCCAGTGGAGCAGTATCCTGGATGTGTGGTGGAGGCAGTCACAGATTCCAGCAGATATTTTGTGGTGCGGATAGAGGACGGCAGTG GACGACATGCATTTATCGGCCTGGGGTTTGCTGATCGTGGCGACTCCTTTGACTTCAATGTGGCTCTTCAAGACCACTTCAA GTGGGTAAAACAGGAAGGTGAGCTGGCGAAAGAGGAAGCGTCTCAGAGCACAGCACCCAAACTGGACCTAGGCTTTAAAGAGGGCCAGACGATCAAGATCAGCATTGGG AACATAAAGAAGAAGGATCCAGGTGCCAAGTCTCGGCCCATGGGTAGTGGCCTTCTCCTTCCTCCACCAATGGCTAAGGGTGCAGTCCTTGTATCCCCTCCTGGAGGCCAGCAATCACCGCCACCTACACACTCCAACACAG CTTCTCTTTTAGATTTCGGAGGCCGGGTCCCTGCCGCCCAGCCTACTGCAGACCTGTGGGGAGACTTCACAGCGGCTGGCGCCAG CTCCAGTCAAGACACTGCTAAAGGATGGGTGCAGTTTTAG
- the LOC120065129 gene encoding adaptin ear-binding coat-associated protein 2-like isoform X2, protein MKIISIGKLAYIKLEDKNSGELFAQAPVEQYPGCVVEAVTDSSRYFVVRIEDGSGRHAFIGLGFADRGDSFDFNVALQDHFKWVKQEGELAKEEASQSTAPKLDLGFKEGQTIKISIGNIKKKDPGAKSRPMGSGLLLPPPMAKGAVLVSPPGGQQSPPPTHSNTASLLDFGGRVPAAQPTADLWGDFTAAGASSSQDTAKGWVQF, encoded by the exons ATGAAAATAATATCCATAGGAAAGCTTGCCTATATCAAGCTAGAGGACAAAAACTCAG GAGAGTTGTTTGCCCAAGCCCCAGTGGAGCAGTATCCTGGATGTGTGGTGGAGGCAGTCACAGATTCCAGCAGATATTTTGTGGTGCGGATAGAGGACGGCAGTG GACGACATGCATTTATCGGCCTGGGGTTTGCTGATCGTGGCGACTCCTTTGACTTCAATGTGGCTCTTCAAGACCACTTCAA GTGGGTAAAACAGGAAGGTGAGCTGGCGAAAGAGGAAGCGTCTCAGAGCACAGCACCCAAACTGGACCTAGGCTTTAAAGAGGGCCAGACGATCAAGATCAGCATTGGG AACATAAAGAAGAAGGATCCAGGTGCCAAGTCTCGGCCCATGGGTAGTGGCCTTCTCCTTCCTCCACCAATGGCTAAGGGTGCAGTCCTTGTATCCCCTCCTGGAGGCCAGCAATCACCGCCACCTACACACTCCAACACAG CTTCTCTTTTAGATTTCGGAGGCCGGGTCCCTGCCGCCCAGCCTACTGCAGACCTGTGGGGAGACTTCACAGCGGCTGGCGCCAG CTCCAGTCAAGACACTGCTAAAGGATGGGTGCAGTTTTAG